One window of the Saccopteryx leptura isolate mSacLep1 chromosome 9, mSacLep1_pri_phased_curated, whole genome shotgun sequence genome contains the following:
- the CYP2S1 gene encoding cytochrome P450 2S1, translating into MEAAGTWALLLVLLLLLLLSLALPGTRTRTRSNLPPGPSPLPLLGNLLQLRPGALYLGLLRLSKKYGPVFTVHLGPWRRVVVLVGHEAVQEALGGQAEEFSGRGIVATLDRTFDSHGVFFSNGERWRQLRKFTTLTLRDLGMGKREGEELIQAEAQCLVEAFQGTEGQPFDPSLLLAQATSNIVCSLTLGLRFPYEDEEFRSVVQAAGGVLLGVSSPWGQTYEMFSWILQPFPGPHSQLLSHAGTLAAFAVEQVQRHRGKLDTSGPARDVVDAFLLKMAKEEQDPSTEFTDKNLLMTVIYLLFAGTVTVSATVRYTLLLLLKYPQVRERMQEELTRELGAGRVPGLGDRARLPYTDAVLHEAQRLLALVPMGIPRALTRTTSFRGYTLSQGTEVFPLLGSVLHDPGVFEQPEEFNPDRFLDVDGKFKKQEAFLPFSLGKRVCLGEGLARAELFLLVTAILQAFSLESPCPPGALSLQPAVSGLFNIPPTFQLQVRPR; encoded by the exons ATGGAGGCGGCCGGCACCTGGGCGCTGCttctggtgctgctgctgctcctgttgCTGTCGCTGGCGCTACCCGGGACTCGGACCCGGACCCGGAGCAACCTGCCCCCCGGGCCCTCACCGCTGCCGCTGCTGGGGAATCTCCTGCAGCTCCGGCCCGGGGCGCTATACCTGGGGCTCTTGCGG CTGAGTAAGAAGTATGGACCAGTGTTCACTGTGCACCTGGGACCCTGGCGGCGCGTGGTGGTCCTGGTTGGACACGAGGCTGTGCAGGAGGCCCTGGGAGGTCAGGCTGAGGAGTTCAGTGGGCGGGGGATAGTGGCAACGCTGGACCGGACCTTCGACAGCCATG GGGTTTTCTTCTCCAATGGGGAGAGATGGAGGCAGCTGAGGAAATTTACCACACTCACTTTGCGGGACCTGGGCATGGGGAAGCGAGAAGGCGAGGAGCTGATCCAGGCGGAGGCTCAGTGTCTGGTGGAGGCATTCCAGGGAACAGAAG gaCAGCCATTTGACCCCTCCTTGCTGCTGGCCCAGGCCACTTCCAATATTGTCTGCTCCCTCACCTTGGGTCTCCGCTTCCCCTACGAGGATGAGGAGTTCCGGTCTGTGGTGCAAGCAGCTGGTGGCGTCCTGCTGGGGGTCAGCTCCCCATGGGGCCAA ACCTATGAAATGTTCTCCTGGATCCTGCAGCCCTTCCCAGGCCCCCACAGCCAGCTGCTCAGCCATGCGGGCACCTTGGCCGCCTTCGCCGTTGAGCAGGTGCAGCGGCACCGGGGGAAGCTGGACACCTCAGGCCCTGCTCGTGATGTTGTGGATGCCTTCCTGCTGAAGATGGCAAAG GAGGAGCAAGATCCAAGCACAGAATTCACTGACAAGAACTTGCTGATGACTGTCATTTATCTGCTGTTCGCCGGGACGGTGACAGTCAGTGCCACTGTCCGCTACACCCTCCTGCTCCTGCTGAAATACCCTCAGGTCCGAG AGCGCATGCAGGAGGAGCTGACAAGGGAGCTGGGGGCTGGCCGGGTGCCAGGCCTGGGGGACCGAGCTCGCCTCCCATACACGGATGCGGTTCTGCATGAGGCACAGCGGCTGCTGGCGCTGGTGCCCATGGGGATACCTCGCGCGCTCACAAGGACCACCTCCTTCCGAGGGTACACCCTGTCCCAG GGCACTGAGGTCTTCCCCCTCCTGGGCTCTGTCCTGCATGACCCCGGGGTCTTCGAGCAGCCAGAGGAATTCAACCCAGACCGGTTCCTGGATGTGGATGGAAAGTTCAAGAAGCAGGAGGCATTCTTGCCCTTCTCCTTAG gtAAGCGTGTCTGCCTTGGAGAGGGCCTGGCGAGAGCAGAGCTGTTCCTCCTGGTCACGGCCATCCTGCAGGCCTTCTCCCTGGAGAGCCCGTGCCCGCCTGGTGCCCTGAGCCTCCAGCCAGCTGTCAGTGGCCTTTTCAACATCCCCCCAACTTTCCAGCTGCAAGTTCGGCCCCGCTGA